A region from the Pelobates fuscus isolate aPelFus1 chromosome 3, aPelFus1.pri, whole genome shotgun sequence genome encodes:
- the NKX2-5 gene encoding homeobox protein Nkx-2.5, protein MFANPVTSTPFSVKDILNLEQHQTGLPAMDISPRLDSSSCMLSNFKQESYPATPCLSDLSEDMSHRSTSKASSPFPGSFFVKNYMEMDPLKDPKEDKKDLCPLQKNRDNDKRDLDDPDRPRQRKRRKPRVLFSQAQVYELERRFKQQKYLSAPERDHLANVLKLTSTQVKIWFQNRRYKCKRQRQDQTLEMVGLPPPRRIAVPVLVRDGKPCLGESSPYNSPYNVSINPYSYNTYPPYSNYSNPACSSSYSCSYSTMPNMQPSSAGNNFMNFSVGDLNTVQTPIQQTSGVSALHGIRAW, encoded by the exons ATGTTTGCCAACCCTGTGACTTCCACTCCATTTTCTGTCAAAGACATTTTGAACTTGGAGCAACATCAGACTGGCCTGCCTGCCATGGACATATCTCCAAGACTGGACTCTTCTTCTTGCATGCTCTCCAACTTCAAACAGGAGTCCTACCCTGCCACCCCTTGTCTGTCTGATCTGAGTGAGGACATGTCCCACAGAAGCACCTCCAAAGCCTCCTCACCTTTTCCTGGCTCATTTTTTGTCAAGAATTATATGGAAATGGATCCTCTTAAAGACCCCAAGGAAGACAAGAAag ATCTATGCCCCTTGCAAAAAAATAGAGATAACGACAAGAGAGATTTGGATGATCCCGACAGACCAAGGCAAAGGAAGAGGAGGAAGCCTCGAGTTCTGTTTTCCCAAGCACAGGTATATGAACTGGAAAGAAGATTCAAACAACAAAAGTACCTATCGGCCCCAGAGAGAGACCACTTAGCCAATGTCCTGAAGTTGACATCCACACAGGTGAAAATCTGGTTTCAGAACAGAAGGTACAAATGCAAAAGGCAGAGGCAAGATCAGACTTTGGAGATGGTGGGTCTTCCACCACCAAGGAGGATAGCTGTCCCTGTGTTGGTGAGAGACGGGAAACCATGCTTAGGAGAGTCGTCTCCTTACAATTCTCCATATAATGTCAGCATCAACCCTTACAGTTACAATACCTATCCGCCATACTCTAATTACAGTAACCCAGCCTGCAGCAGTAGCTACAGTTGCAGCTATTCGACCATGCCAAACATGCAGCCTAGTTCTGCTGGTAATAACTTCATGAATTTCAGTGTCGGGGACCTAAACACAGTGCAGACTCCAATTCAGCAAACCAGTGGTGTGTCCGCACTTCATGGTATCCGAGCCTGGTAG